A genomic region of Seriola aureovittata isolate HTS-2021-v1 ecotype China chromosome 21, ASM2101889v1, whole genome shotgun sequence contains the following coding sequences:
- the map2k6 gene encoding dual specificity mitogen-activated protein kinase kinase 6: MEGGSEKEGKVFCASPPPHQSKGEMSQPKGGKRKPVLKLSKEVFEQPTPAAVPPRDLDSKACVTIGEKNFEVKADDLEQICELGRGAYGVVDKMRHVPSGLIMAVKRIRATVNTQEQKRLLMDLDISMRTVDCFYTVTFYGALFREGDVWICMELMDTSLDKFYKQVIEKGMTIPEDILGKIAVSIVKALEHLHSNLQVIHRDVKPSNVLINTQGQVKMCDFGISGYLVDSVAKTMDAGCKPYMAPERINPETNQKGYNVKSDIWSLGITMIELAILRFPYDSWGTPFQQLKQVVEEPSPQLPADQFSPDFVDFTSQCLKKVSKERPTYTELMQHPFFTSHEAKETDVASFVKVILGD; encoded by the exons gtaaGAGGAAGCCGGTGCTCAAGCTCTCCAAGGAGGTGTTTGAGCAGCCCACTCCCGCCGCAGT accCCCCAGAGATCTGGATTCGAAAGCTTGTGTAACCATTGGAGAGAag AACTTCGAGGTGAAGGCGGATGACCTGGAGCAGATCTGCGAGCTCGGCCGAGGAGCGTACGGCGTGGTGGACAAGATGAGGCACGTGCCCAGTGGCCTGATCATGGCCGTCAAG aggaTCCGGGCCACGGTGAACACTCAGGAGCAGAAGAGGCTGCTCATGGACCTGGACATCTCCATGAGGACAGTGGACTGTTTCTACACAGTCACCTTCTATGGAGCTCTATTCAGAGAG GGCGACGTCTGGATCTGCATGGAGCTGATGGACACTTCCCTCGACAAGTTCTACAAGCAGGTGATCGAGAAGGGGATGACCATCCCCGAGGACATCCTGGGAAAGATCGCTGTCTCA ATAGTAAAAGCTTTGGAGCATCTGCACAGCAATCTGCAAGTCATACACAGAG ATGTGAAGCCCTCAAACGTGCTGATCAACACTCAGGGCCAGGTGAAGATGTGCGACTTCGGCATCAGCGGCTACCTGGTCGACTCCGTGGCTAAAACCATGGACGCCGGCTGCAAACCTTACATGGCG CCGGAGCGGATCAACCCTGAGACCAACCAGAAAGGCTACAACGTCAAATCTGACATCTGGAGTTTAGGAATCACGATG atcgAGCTCGCCATCCTGCGCTTCCCATACGACTCGTGGGGCACGCCCTTTCAGCAGCTGAAGCAGGTGGTGGAAGAACCTTCGCCCCAGCTTCCTGCTGACCAGTTCTCCCCAGACTTTGTGGACTTCACCTCTCAGTG CTTAAAGAAAGTTTCCAAAGAGCGGCCGACTTACACAGAACTCATG CAACATCCCTTCTTCACCTCCCACGAGGCCAAAGAAACTGACGTGGCTAGCTTTGTGAAAGTCATCCTGGGGGACTGA